One window from the genome of Megalobrama amblycephala isolate DHTTF-2021 linkage group LG4, ASM1881202v1, whole genome shotgun sequence encodes:
- the LOC125267225 gene encoding BRI3-binding protein: protein MKGAKLAVVLSLFLAFVLLTEAARSKRDSSSQNSFRRAASGFYQTLSNIFGEENIRALHKFFSKTTERFVHGVDSFLDTLWKLWVDLLDVMGIDSSNLTHYFSPSSVSSSPARALLLVAALLVAYWFLSLFLSGFFYILHAVFGRFFWLARVALFALSCLYILQKFEGDPEKAVLPLCFIMAVYFMTGPVGAYWRKGGGPGTLEEKIDQLDTQIRLLNIRLSRVIENLERSSDQ, encoded by the exons ATGAAAGGAGCGAAATTAGCCGTGGTTTTGAGCCTGTTTTTGGCCTTCGTCCTGCTGACTGAGGCTGCGCGAAGCAAGAGAGACTCTAGCAGCCAGAACAGCTTCAGGAGGGCGGCAAGCGGCTTCTACCAAACCCTCAGCAATATCTTCGGAGAGGAAAACATCAGAGCGCTGCACAAG ttCTTCTCAAAAACTACAGAGAGGTTTGTTCATGGAGTCGATTCATTTTTGGACactttgtggaaactgtgggtgGATCTGCTTGATGTTATGGGCATTGACT CCTCTAACCTGACTCACTACTTCAGCCCATCATCCGTGTCCAGTTCTCCTGCTCGCGCTCTCCTCCTGGTGGCAGCCTTGCTGGTGGCTTACTGGTTCCTGTCCTTGTTCCTGAGTGGCTTCTTTTACATCCTTCACGCGGTGTTCGGCCGTTTCTTCTGGCTGGCCCGCGTAGCGCTTTTCGCCCTCTCGTGCCTGTACATTCTGCAGAAATTTGAGGGCGACCCAGAGAAGGCGGTGCTGCCGCTGTGCTTCATCATGGCTGTGTACTTCATGACGGGACCGGTGGGAGCGTACTGGCGGAAAGGAGGCGGACCTGGAACTCTGGAGGAGAAGATCGACCAGCTCGATACCCAGATCCGCCTACTCAACATCCGCTTGAGCAGAGTGATTGAAAACCTAGAGCGCTCCAGTGACCAATGA